The following proteins come from a genomic window of Myroides odoratus DSM 2801:
- a CDS encoding alpha/beta fold hydrolase produces MEKYGANQLLKSELEGFESKFATVNSTQLHYIIGGQGEPLLLLPGYPETWWAYHKIMPLLAAKYQVIVVEMRGMGESDKPFQGYEKKNMAKDIDALVQQLGFDCVYIGGHDIGAHVAFSFACNYPEKTAKLVMLDTPHPDAGMYHLPMLPIPGGNYTYPWWLAFNQVRELPEQLVEGRMGIMIHWLFNQLTVNKEAISEFDRDLYAHAYNSKEAIRASNAWYQAFGQDIEDSKTYANLNMPVLGIGGSGYEILKGSLAPVVTNLKLVQIPNCGHFILAEKPREVAEEMLLFLDK; encoded by the coding sequence ATGGAAAAATACGGAGCCAATCAGTTGTTAAAGAGTGAATTAGAGGGGTTTGAAAGTAAATTTGCAACCGTTAATTCTACGCAATTACACTATATAATTGGAGGGCAAGGAGAACCTTTACTTTTACTACCAGGGTATCCTGAAACTTGGTGGGCTTATCATAAAATAATGCCACTGCTTGCTGCAAAATATCAAGTAATTGTCGTTGAAATGCGAGGGATGGGAGAGTCAGACAAACCCTTTCAAGGCTATGAAAAGAAAAATATGGCAAAAGATATTGATGCCCTTGTTCAACAACTAGGTTTTGATTGCGTTTACATTGGCGGTCATGATATTGGAGCTCATGTGGCTTTTAGTTTTGCGTGTAATTATCCAGAGAAAACAGCGAAGCTAGTAATGTTAGATACCCCTCATCCAGATGCAGGGATGTATCATTTACCTATGTTGCCAATTCCTGGTGGAAATTATACTTATCCGTGGTGGTTGGCTTTTAATCAAGTAAGGGAACTACCCGAACAGTTAGTAGAAGGCCGAATGGGGATTATGATTCATTGGTTATTTAATCAACTGACCGTAAATAAAGAAGCCATTTCTGAATTTGATCGAGACCTTTATGCCCATGCTTATAATTCAAAAGAAGCAATACGCGCCTCTAATGCTTGGTATCAAGCCTTTGGTCAAGATATTGAAGACAGTAAAACGTATGCAAATTTAAATATGCCTGTATTGGGAATAGGAGGGAGTGGATACGAAATACTAAAAGGGTCTTTAGCACCAGTTGTAACAAACTTAAAGTTAGTGCAGATTCCAAATTGCGGCCATTTTATATTGGCTGAAAAACCAAGGGAAGTGGCAGAGGAAATGTTGTTGTTTTTAGATAAATAA
- a CDS encoding protein-L-isoaspartate(D-aspartate) O-methyltransferase — MKDSTKHQGLRNQLVEALKEKGIEDQAVLQAIRRIPRHLFIDSSFENFAYQNTAFPIGAGQTISHPYTVAFQSQLLRVKPEDKVLEIGTGSGYQTAVLVAMGARVYSIERQLELYKKTALLLPKLGIRAKLLTFGDGYKGLPNYAPFDSIIVTAGAPFIPQALMGQLKIGGRMIIPVGEDQQTMIELIRLNETQFEKHEHGDFKFVPMLENKN; from the coding sequence GTGAAGGATTCTACGAAGCATCAGGGATTGCGCAATCAGTTGGTTGAAGCATTGAAGGAAAAAGGCATTGAAGATCAAGCCGTACTTCAGGCGATTAGACGCATTCCTAGGCATTTATTTATAGATTCGAGTTTTGAAAATTTTGCCTATCAAAATACCGCTTTTCCCATAGGTGCAGGTCAAACCATCTCGCATCCTTATACCGTTGCTTTTCAATCGCAGTTGTTGCGAGTGAAACCAGAGGATAAGGTATTGGAAATAGGAACGGGGAGTGGCTATCAAACGGCTGTTTTAGTCGCGATGGGAGCCAGAGTATACAGCATTGAACGCCAGTTGGAATTATATAAGAAAACAGCTTTGCTGTTGCCAAAACTGGGCATTCGTGCTAAATTGCTGACCTTCGGCGATGGCTATAAAGGATTACCTAATTACGCCCCTTTTGATTCAATCATTGTAACAGCGGGTGCTCCTTTTATCCCACAAGCGCTAATGGGACAACTCAAAATAGGAGGACGCATGATTATTCCCGTAGGGGAGGATCAACAAACGATGATTGAACTCATCCGCCTCAATGAAACTCAATTTGAAAAACACGAACACGGCGATTTTAAATTCGTACCGATGTTAGAAAATAAAAATTAA
- a CDS encoding GNAT family N-acetyltransferase: MKIRTMEEKDAAVVADLLTQLGYPDTLDFLPAKIVNMRQDRREKLLVVEEQDQAIGFISLSLIPQLALRGDFMRISYFAVDAETRSKGIGKQVEDYVAALARQMGCDRIELHCHSRRTQAHEFYLRQGYEEVPKYFVKYLK, from the coding sequence ATGAAGATACGAACTATGGAAGAAAAAGATGCAGCTGTCGTTGCTGATCTTTTAACACAGCTAGGTTATCCAGATACGTTAGACTTTTTACCGGCTAAAATTGTCAATATGAGACAGGATCGCCGAGAAAAATTACTGGTAGTGGAAGAGCAAGACCAGGCGATTGGCTTCATCTCATTGTCTCTCATTCCTCAATTAGCCTTACGTGGTGATTTTATGCGAATCAGCTATTTCGCTGTAGATGCAGAAACAAGAAGTAAAGGAATAGGCAAACAGGTGGAGGACTATGTTGCTGCTTTAGCAAGACAAATGGGCTGTGATCGCATTGAATTACACTGTCATAGCAGGAGAACTCAAGCCCATGAATTTTATTTGAGACAAGGGTATGAAGAGGTGCCTAAATATTTCGTTAAATACTTGAAATAA
- a CDS encoding RrF2 family transcriptional regulator, which yields MGIFSKTCEYALRAVLYIAKRSEEGHKSGIKEIAQEINSPEHFLAKILQKLSREGLIQSTKGPNGGFFLEREDFNRPLAEIVEAIEGKELFVGCAMGLSYCSETNPCPLHNDFKQIRDNLAHVLKTTTIGQFNLGLIEGQFTLNK from the coding sequence ATGGGGATTTTTTCAAAAACTTGTGAATACGCATTAAGAGCTGTTTTATATATTGCCAAAAGAAGTGAGGAAGGGCATAAGTCTGGAATAAAGGAGATTGCGCAAGAAATCAATTCTCCAGAACATTTCTTAGCTAAAATTCTCCAAAAACTAAGTCGTGAGGGCCTTATTCAATCAACAAAAGGACCGAATGGAGGTTTTTTTCTAGAACGAGAAGATTTTAATCGCCCCTTGGCAGAAATCGTAGAAGCAATAGAAGGCAAAGAACTCTTTGTAGGCTGTGCGATGGGATTGAGTTATTGCTCAGAAACAAACCCATGTCCTTTACACAATGATTTTAAGCAGATTAGAGACAATCTAGCTCACGTATTGAAGACTACAACTATTGGCCAATTCAATTTAGGTTTGATTGAAGGGCAGTTTACCCTAAATAAATAA
- a CDS encoding DsrE/DsrF/DrsH-like family protein, which yields MRKMLWAIAVLLGTTTIVNATNLTHTVNEATLQATTGNQYAILVQSTKNLRASIMTASEMKKDNPAIAFEIIMMGQMVQELNDKELRPTLDAANKAGIKLVVCEFALQVYGVNLKDLPPYFVGTPNAHKYLFQLNEKNYNTLSI from the coding sequence ATGAGAAAAATGCTTTGGGCTATTGCCGTACTACTTGGAACCACAACAATAGTCAATGCGACAAACCTTACGCATACCGTAAACGAAGCAACTTTACAAGCAACAACGGGAAATCAGTATGCGATTTTAGTTCAATCAACAAAGAACTTACGCGCTTCTATTATGACAGCTTCAGAAATGAAAAAAGACAATCCGGCTATTGCTTTTGAAATTATCATGATGGGGCAAATGGTACAGGAATTAAACGATAAAGAATTACGTCCAACCTTAGATGCAGCAAACAAAGCTGGAATTAAATTAGTGGTGTGTGAATTTGCGCTTCAAGTATATGGAGTGAACTTAAAAGATTTACCGCCTTACTTTGTTGGAACGCCTAATGCTCATAAGTACCTGTTTCAATTAAACGAAAAGAACTATAATACACTTTCAATTTAA
- the hmpA gene encoding NO-inducible flavohemoprotein, which translates to MTTEQKELVKATIPILREHGVVLTKHFYQRMFQHNPELQHVFNRGNQQNEKQQTALAMAVLAYAEHIDDPSVLFPVVDSIGHKHTSLDIRAEHYAIVGKHLIASIKEVLGDLATDDLLGAWAVAYQELADLMSGHEQNIYNQKVNEKGGWTGWRPFVVKDKVVESAEITSFYLYPADQGPIAGFKPGQYLSLRMFLPELNLLQPRQYSISCAPNGAYYRISVKRESGSQHPDGLISNRLHQVIQPGDLVDLSAPSGVFVLQDTPAKTKVFISGGIGQTPLLAMLESLVQGEQKPAIKWVHGCRDLEVHAFKQRLAEVEQANANVTQHIFYDTVETAAPNTYTGWVELAQIEKDIVSQEAEYYICGPRGFIEKHYQYLVDQKVDKAAIFFEEFGPASLTL; encoded by the coding sequence ATGACAACAGAACAAAAAGAATTAGTAAAAGCTACGATTCCTATTCTAAGAGAGCACGGGGTAGTGCTAACAAAACATTTTTATCAACGCATGTTTCAACACAACCCAGAGTTGCAACATGTTTTTAATAGAGGAAACCAACAAAATGAAAAGCAGCAAACCGCTTTAGCTATGGCTGTTTTGGCGTATGCAGAGCACATTGATGATCCGAGTGTTTTATTTCCAGTGGTGGATTCTATTGGACATAAACATACCAGTTTGGATATCCGAGCAGAGCATTATGCGATTGTAGGAAAACACTTGATTGCTTCTATTAAAGAAGTACTGGGTGATTTAGCTACGGATGATTTATTAGGTGCATGGGCAGTAGCTTATCAAGAATTGGCAGATTTGATGAGTGGACATGAACAAAATATCTACAACCAAAAAGTAAATGAAAAAGGAGGATGGACAGGTTGGAGACCTTTTGTGGTTAAAGACAAAGTAGTAGAATCTGCGGAGATTACTTCGTTTTATCTATACCCAGCAGATCAAGGACCAATTGCTGGTTTTAAACCTGGGCAATACCTTAGTTTGCGTATGTTCTTACCCGAACTAAACCTATTACAGCCAAGACAATATAGTATTTCTTGTGCGCCAAATGGAGCATATTACCGTATTTCTGTAAAAAGAGAAAGTGGAAGTCAACATCCAGATGGATTAATTAGCAACCGTTTGCATCAGGTTATTCAACCAGGAGATTTAGTGGATCTTTCAGCACCGTCTGGTGTATTTGTTTTACAAGATACCCCAGCAAAAACAAAAGTATTCATTAGTGGAGGAATCGGACAAACGCCGCTCTTAGCCATGTTGGAATCACTTGTTCAAGGGGAGCAGAAACCAGCAATTAAATGGGTGCACGGTTGTAGAGATTTAGAAGTTCACGCATTTAAGCAACGCCTTGCAGAAGTAGAACAAGCAAATGCGAATGTGACGCAACATATTTTTTATGATACGGTAGAAACAGCTGCACCAAATACATACACAGGTTGGGTGGAATTGGCGCAAATAGAAAAGGATATTGTATCACAAGAAGCGGAATACTACATTTGCGGACCTCGTGGATTTATTGAGAAACACTACCAGTATTTGGTAGATCAAAAAGTAGATAAAGCAGCTATTTTCTTTGAAGAATTTGGACCTGCTTCTTTAACCTTGTAA
- a CDS encoding MerR family transcriptional regulator, which produces MKLISQLAKEVGLPIATIRFYEKKGLFSSIIKEEVTTNNYAYYDEEVIDKLRFIQMAKAVGFTLSEIKEVIDAWYEKQLTKKAKLEVLNLKLKQIDEKMKELKAMKKQIGLCKFNIEHDLS; this is translated from the coding sequence ATGAAGTTAATTAGCCAGTTAGCCAAAGAAGTAGGTCTTCCCATTGCAACCATTCGATTCTATGAAAAAAAGGGTCTTTTTAGTAGTATAATAAAAGAGGAAGTTACCACAAATAACTATGCATATTACGATGAAGAAGTCATCGATAAATTAAGATTCATTCAAATGGCTAAAGCCGTTGGCTTTACTCTATCCGAAATAAAGGAAGTTATTGATGCTTGGTACGAAAAGCAATTAACGAAAAAAGCCAAATTGGAAGTCTTAAACTTAAAACTCAAACAAATTGATGAGAAAATGAAAGAACTCAAAGCCATGAAGAAACAAATTGGTCTTTGTAAGTTTAATATTGAACATGATTTAAGTTAG
- a CDS encoding porin family protein: MKKLGLLFSILLTSFAFNSYAQSPINVGIKAGANFTNFSSNPKDYSSKTASGFGVGAMARINLNRSYIQADLMYSEKSIKFESDLSSDKTKMKNIEIPVVYGYKLLKSPLYNLRVFGGGVYSVVLNDLSKGSVDNAFNEFDKSNIGYRVGAGVDILKFTVDVSYDGGLNNVSKSFSSKPNTWFIAVGYKFL; the protein is encoded by the coding sequence ATGAAAAAATTAGGCCTACTTTTTAGCATTTTACTGACGTCATTTGCTTTTAATTCTTATGCTCAATCACCTATTAATGTAGGGATTAAAGCGGGCGCTAACTTTACAAACTTTTCAAGTAATCCAAAAGACTATAGCAGCAAAACAGCTTCTGGTTTCGGAGTAGGTGCTATGGCGCGTATTAACTTAAATCGTTCGTATATTCAAGCAGATTTGATGTATTCAGAAAAGAGCATCAAGTTTGAATCTGATCTTAGCAGTGATAAAACAAAGATGAAAAACATCGAAATTCCTGTGGTATATGGATACAAATTATTAAAAAGTCCATTGTATAACCTAAGAGTTTTTGGTGGAGGTGTATACTCTGTTGTTTTGAACGACTTATCTAAAGGTTCTGTCGATAATGCATTCAATGAATTTGATAAATCTAATATCGGATACCGTGTAGGTGCTGGTGTGGATATTTTAAAATTCACTGTAGACGTTTCTTATGATGGAGGTTTAAACAACGTAAGTAAGAGTTTCTCTTCAAAACCAAATACTTGGTTCATTGCTGTTGGATATAAATTTCTATAA
- the smpB gene encoding SsrA-binding protein SmpB, which yields MQKNINILNKRAKFEYEILDRYTAGIVLTGTEIKSLRLGKASIAESFCEFQNLELFVINSQIEEYANSSHFNHKAKTERKLLLNKKELKSLHKSVQNKGLTIIPLRLFINEKGLAKMDIALCKGKKNYDKRETIKDRDNKIALDRLKKAF from the coding sequence ATGCAAAAGAACATCAACATTCTAAATAAACGAGCTAAGTTCGAATACGAGATCTTAGATAGATATACTGCTGGAATTGTACTGACAGGTACAGAAATTAAATCTTTGCGACTAGGTAAAGCTAGTATTGCAGAGAGTTTCTGTGAATTCCAAAACCTAGAGCTTTTTGTGATTAACTCTCAAATTGAAGAATATGCCAACAGTAGTCATTTCAATCACAAAGCAAAAACAGAACGCAAGCTGTTATTAAATAAGAAAGAATTAAAGAGTTTACACAAAAGTGTTCAGAATAAAGGATTAACTATTATTCCGTTACGCCTATTCATCAATGAAAAAGGGTTAGCTAAGATGGACATCGCGCTGTGTAAAGGAAAGAAAAACTACGACAAACGCGAAACGATTAAAGATCGAGACAATAAAATTGCATTAGATCGCTTGAAAAAAGCGTTTTAG
- a CDS encoding MFS transporter, with the protein MKLAPLPTFKTWVPDYLIRITIFLLLFPALAVFAFYYSNSLDTMGHYGIEAGDVQYSVLLMYGALVCFLPLDDRLVKYFSLRKYLLLGVTINTITYVVCAITRDLTILFVCRFIQGAVCALFCSICLNLLFPRLNSARARVIGYTIFYGTLLVCVPLCGILCSYILQSYPFELLWYLLILCQVPGTILLLITTNNVYLKPRLPLYQVDWVSYIYFTVIICSIGYLFVYGQKLNYLEDATIRGLSLLTLCSILLFVLRQQRLKRPFINLAVFRYQDFCLGIALLMVYYFFKGTTGFAYTYLQTALGVESINLTPIYLGNLLGTLAGLLITSRLLLNGTAIKYLVLGGFALLLIYHVQVYFLFSSQGDQDSFILPFFIQGMAMAALHIPLIVYTAASIPPAISNAVSFLGISFRFLSFSVTIGLTNYFQLFNRSSHYNRTADYVTELNPFHTATIQHFQQQVLLDGKDAALGTQLASKLYNTHILQQVNYRASMDYYSWAIWGLAGVILLVLLAKPTKKVISKLSRNFIPY; encoded by the coding sequence ATGAAACTAGCTCCCCTCCCAACGTTTAAAACTTGGGTACCTGATTACCTTATTCGCATTACCATCTTTCTGCTGCTATTTCCAGCCTTAGCTGTTTTTGCTTTTTATTATAGCAATAGCTTAGACACTATGGGACATTATGGAATAGAAGCGGGTGATGTGCAATATTCCGTTTTACTAATGTACGGTGCCTTAGTTTGCTTTTTGCCTTTAGATGATCGATTGGTCAAGTATTTTAGCTTGCGAAAATACCTTCTCCTTGGGGTAACAATTAACACGATTACCTATGTGGTATGCGCAATAACTAGAGATTTAACCATCTTATTTGTCTGTCGTTTTATTCAAGGCGCTGTTTGTGCGCTCTTTTGCAGCATTTGTTTAAACTTACTCTTTCCAAGATTAAACTCAGCAAGAGCAAGGGTCATTGGCTATACCATTTTTTATGGGACACTTTTAGTTTGTGTTCCCCTTTGTGGTATTTTATGTAGCTATATTTTACAGTCTTATCCCTTTGAACTCTTGTGGTATCTCTTGATTTTATGTCAAGTACCTGGAACGATTTTACTGCTGATTACGACCAATAATGTATATTTAAAACCAAGACTCCCCTTGTATCAAGTGGATTGGGTTAGTTATATCTACTTTACCGTGATTATTTGTTCCATCGGTTACCTCTTTGTGTATGGACAAAAATTAAACTACTTAGAAGATGCAACCATTAGAGGTTTAAGCCTTCTCACATTATGTTCGATTCTCTTATTCGTCTTGAGACAGCAACGGCTAAAAAGACCTTTTATCAACCTAGCCGTATTCCGATACCAAGACTTTTGTTTGGGTATTGCACTGTTAATGGTATACTATTTTTTTAAAGGAACCACGGGATTTGCTTATACGTATTTACAAACAGCTTTGGGGGTGGAGTCCATCAATTTAACTCCTATTTACCTAGGCAATTTATTGGGGACGCTCGCTGGACTACTAATTACTTCTAGATTATTATTAAACGGAACTGCAATTAAATACCTTGTACTGGGTGGATTTGCCTTATTGCTCATCTACCATGTCCAAGTCTATTTCTTATTTTCAAGTCAAGGGGATCAAGATTCTTTTATTCTCCCTTTCTTTATTCAAGGAATGGCCATGGCAGCCCTGCATATTCCCCTTATAGTTTATACAGCAGCTTCTATTCCACCTGCTATTTCCAATGCCGTTTCCTTTTTGGGAATCAGCTTTCGATTTTTGAGTTTTTCGGTTACCATAGGCTTAACCAACTACTTTCAGCTATTTAATAGAAGTTCGCATTACAACCGAACCGCAGACTATGTAACGGAACTAAATCCGTTTCATACAGCAACCATTCAACATTTTCAACAACAGGTACTCCTAGATGGCAAAGATGCTGCGCTAGGTACACAACTGGCAAGCAAATTATACAACACTCATATTTTACAACAAGTCAATTACCGCGCTTCCATGGATTATTACAGCTGGGCGATTTGGGGATTGGCCGGAGTTATCCTACTCGTTTTACTCGCCAAACCAACTAAAAAGGTCATTTCGAAATTGAGTAGAAATTTTATTCCTTACTAA
- a CDS encoding NAD(P)H:quinone oxidoreductase, protein MKQVSILLFAIVLTLSTQRSMAQEPTTHILVLLDSDQGGTYTLAKEIAQGVERWPGAKATIKKVKENNNPALAAVPLVQVDELPQYDGIAFGSPVYFGNMSTGMSAFFAQTIDLWTARALEEKPATVFMSGGSGAANELALQAFWNTLAVHGMLLIPNGIQGFDQIDTTKKQGNSVLGVTSPMSINKGERPTQEERYLAQNQGEKLARVASALRGNKKVLPIVKPKETQAALDVNQQLKDKKIVLPSLPKPVGNYELYVRSGNLVFINQVALKEGKIFNPGKLGVDVTEEQVKEATKVTMLNVLAILKDAVGGDLNKVQRCVQLIGAFNTVDTYTQHAVLMNPASDLVVEVLGEKGKHTRNTGGASSLPLGSSVSIQAIFEVEE, encoded by the coding sequence ATGAAACAAGTATCGATCCTGCTTTTCGCAATCGTATTAACTTTAAGTACCCAACGCAGTATGGCACAAGAACCAACCACTCATATTTTAGTACTCCTTGATTCGGATCAAGGAGGTACGTATACTTTAGCCAAAGAAATCGCTCAAGGTGTTGAGCGCTGGCCAGGAGCTAAGGCGACAATTAAAAAGGTAAAAGAAAACAATAATCCAGCATTGGCTGCTGTTCCTTTGGTACAAGTAGATGAATTGCCTCAATACGACGGAATCGCCTTTGGTTCTCCCGTTTATTTTGGCAATATGAGTACAGGAATGAGCGCTTTCTTTGCACAAACGATTGACCTATGGACGGCACGAGCATTGGAAGAAAAACCAGCGACAGTGTTTATGTCAGGGGGGAGTGGAGCAGCAAATGAATTAGCATTGCAAGCTTTTTGGAATACATTAGCTGTTCATGGAATGTTGTTAATTCCCAATGGTATTCAAGGGTTTGATCAAATAGATACCACCAAAAAACAAGGAAATTCCGTATTGGGCGTTACGAGTCCGATGTCTATTAACAAAGGAGAACGACCGACCCAAGAGGAGCGTTATTTAGCTCAAAATCAAGGAGAGAAATTAGCTCGAGTTGCAAGTGCATTACGCGGAAACAAAAAAGTATTACCTATAGTGAAACCCAAGGAAACTCAAGCTGCGTTAGATGTTAATCAACAGTTGAAGGATAAAAAGATAGTATTGCCTAGTTTACCTAAACCAGTAGGTAATTACGAGCTGTATGTGCGTTCGGGTAATTTGGTGTTTATTAATCAAGTTGCCTTGAAAGAGGGGAAAATATTCAACCCAGGAAAATTAGGCGTAGATGTAACAGAAGAGCAGGTAAAAGAAGCAACAAAAGTAACCATGCTGAATGTGTTAGCTATATTGAAAGATGCTGTAGGAGGAGATTTGAATAAAGTACAGCGTTGTGTTCAATTAATCGGAGCTTTTAATACGGTAGATACTTATACACAACACGCAGTATTGATGAATCCAGCGTCAGATTTGGTCGTTGAGGTACTGGGAGAAAAAGGAAAACATACGAGAAATACGGGAGGCGCAAGTTCATTACCACTGGGATCAAGTGTTTCGATTCAAGCGATTTTTGAAGTGGAGGAGTAG
- a CDS encoding AraC family transcriptional regulator, protein MQNDTPKCGLIEQNQGNYKDKLSIDAYFWYVQDWQHDAYTHSHQRYQLTYVEQGYQYFHLDNKTYLVPQHHVIWIPSHTEHRISSEAKTVHLRVALFKTVPQDDFFQQVHVFSAPPVLKEMLLYASKWNQVVDENPDQALFIQAILRNLPEFCQENESLRVPVPSHPRLLEVCTYIHTHYHTNCATADLAGIAQMSTRSVQRLFKQETGITLQKYTQLIRILKSIELRDTQQYTLSEIAHLVGYSSLSAFTLSYNTIMKSKPHKHK, encoded by the coding sequence ATGCAAAACGACACACCTAAATGTGGATTGATTGAACAAAATCAGGGGAATTATAAGGATAAGCTATCCATTGATGCCTATTTTTGGTATGTCCAAGATTGGCAACATGATGCGTATACACACTCCCATCAACGCTACCAATTGACTTACGTAGAACAAGGGTATCAGTATTTTCATCTGGACAATAAAACCTATTTAGTTCCACAACATCACGTCATTTGGATTCCCTCTCATACGGAGCACCGCATCAGTTCTGAAGCTAAAACGGTACACTTGCGCGTTGCCTTATTTAAAACCGTGCCGCAAGATGATTTCTTTCAACAAGTACACGTTTTTTCAGCTCCTCCTGTATTGAAAGAGATGCTGTTGTACGCAAGTAAGTGGAATCAAGTCGTTGATGAAAATCCAGACCAAGCGCTTTTCATCCAAGCCATTCTGAGAAATCTTCCTGAATTCTGTCAGGAGAATGAGTCGCTGCGTGTACCGGTTCCTTCACATCCGCGTTTATTAGAAGTTTGTACTTACATCCATACACACTATCACACCAACTGTGCAACAGCTGATTTAGCTGGTATTGCCCAGATGTCTACCCGAAGTGTACAGCGCCTTTTTAAGCAAGAAACTGGTATTACCCTTCAGAAATACACCCAGCTCATTCGCATTTTAAAAAGCATTGAGCTCCGTGATACGCAGCAATATACATTAAGTGAAATTGCACATCTCGTAGGATATAGCAGCTTATCCGCTTTTACACTATCCTATAATACTATTATGAAATCCAAACCACACAAACACAAATAA